Sequence from the Cervus canadensis isolate Bull #8, Minnesota chromosome 16, ASM1932006v1, whole genome shotgun sequence genome:
CGCACAGAGTCTCGGAACGCCCTTGGATCCTGGAGCTGTTGTGAGGGCTGTGGTTGGTGGGGACCCTGCACGCCCCTCCCCGACACTTCACCTGCCTTAACTTGCTCTTTAAAGTCAGAAGTTGACAGTCACAGCCACGGGCAGCCCCTCGGATGGAGCCCCTCTGTGCATGTGCTGGGATTATTAAGCCCCAAACCTGCCTTGTCCCCTCTAAGGCTCTTTAGCCGCTGAAGCCGAGACCCCAGCTGCTAAGCTGCCTGGCCATTCCTGCAGCCCGTGGAGTCGCCTCCATCTCTCTGGCGGTGTTTCCGAGATGTGTCCCCACCAGGCCTTCCGTCCGGGGTGTGGCTCACACCAGCCCCGCCTCCTGGGCTGTCGGCCATGGGGGCCTGCTGATCAGAGACAGAGCCTGGCCTCACCTCTGGCTGTGACAAACCAAGCCCTGGACAGGTAGagtgggcagaggtggggacCCCGGGGCAGTGCCCACCCGGCTCGTGCTGCAGGGGACCAAGGTCACTTCTGGGCAGTGCCTGGGGCTGGACAAGGGGGTGGCGTGTCATGCAAGGGCGACCTGGGCCAAGTGGGGGTCCAGGGAGGCCCCTGGGCTCCTGCTCAGGCTGTCAGGACACTGGACAGGGCAGGACTGGTATGGGGTGAGTGCGGGGGGCCTGGGCTCCCCAGGCACTGGAAAGAACTGGGTCGTGGaaaggggtggaggtggtggtcaGCGGCTGGCCCAAACTCTCGACTGGCTGGCAGCTCCTGGACGTGCGGGGCTGCTCCCCGTCCCAGAGCCCGCGACCGTCACCTTATTGGAAAGGGATCTCTGCAGACGTGGCTGAGTGACAGGCCTCCAGACAAGGGGTGGTCCTGGGGCCCTGACTGCTGCTCCCGTCTCTGTAAGAAGGGGTCCGGCCTTGGACAGAAGACGCACACCCAGAGGCTGAGTGGCCACAGAGCTGAGGCTGGGGATGCAGACACGAGCCCAGGGTCCCCAGGGTCCCCAGAgccagagaggcaggaagggtCCTGCCCCCGGAGCCTGGGGGCTCCCCTCCAGGCCGTGAGTCCTAACTGTGGCCTCAGAACTGGGAGACGGCACGTCTTCAGGTGTGAGCTGCCTGGCTCGGGACCACTTGTTACGGGGGACACAGATGCACTGTCCCTCaggccctggggcctgggggGCCTCCTCTCTGTTGAAGCCCAGATCCGCACGCTCAgcccccagggacagagcaggtCCCAGCCTGGGTCTGTGAACAGCACAGGTTTAAGAGGAGACCTGAATCCAGGGTGCCGTCAGGAGGGGCCTTGGGTCCTGGCAGCATTGGGGGGGGTGGTGCTTGGAATATGAGGGGCACCCCCAGGCTTGCTGCAGACGTGCTCCACGCCGGGACCCCGGGCAGGTTTTCTAGGCAGGCCCTTTATCGGGGCGATGACGAAGCAGGTTTGTAAAGGCTGGCTTCCCATGCACTCTGCCACCTCACGGACGCACTGTCTCCCTCAGGGATCGTTCAGGGACTTGGGAGCTGGAGGCCCTCTACCCCAGCAAGAGTGGGGCTTCCTAGGGACGTGTCCGCTCTTGAAGCCTGGGAGCGTTTCCTAAGACCACAGAGGCACTCAGTCTTGAAGAAATGCGTGAATTTGGACGCTGGAAAAGTGCATGAGTTCAGGGGGTGGTCGGCTGCATCACTGAAGCTTCCTCCTTCCCACTCATGCAGACTGCCCCACGTCAATGTGGCCTCCAACGGGCGCATGTGTCCTGCCCCTCGGCCTGGCTGTGTGTCCCCCCAGCCTGCCCGCAGGGTGGACGGCCCAGCGTCCCTGGCTCTGGTGGACGGAAGGGGACCCTGGCTGAGGGAAAGTGTGGCTGGGCCTCCTGGCCTCTCGGGAGGCGGGGGTCCAAGCTTTTCCGTGAACGCCCCTGACAGCTCCATGCCCATAGCCCCCACCTAGGCAGCAGGAGCCCGCAGCAATGGCCAAGGCTGCCTGACAGTGATGGAGAGGGACGACCCGGAGGAGAAAGCGTGGGACGACCCGGAGGAGAAAGCGTCCGGTGCGAGAGCCTCAGCCCATCCCTGGCAGCCCAGAACACTGGGCTGAAGGAGGGCCCCCTCAGATGCTGGAGAAGGGGGGCACGATCTCCCCCTGCTGGGGGCCCCCGGGGTTGGCAGGAGGCCAGGCCCAGGTCTGAGCACGGCTGGGTGGTGGGCTGGGTCACCCGCAGGCCCCTGCTGGCGGGCAGAGGAGCCCCAGATGCCACGGGGACAGAGGCGCATCCCTGAGCAGAGTCGGAGGCGGTTGGTGCCAAGGACCGTCCAGGCAGGGGCAGGATGGGGGTTGGGAAGGCGGGGCTGGAGAGTTTGTAGGCGGAAGCTGGGGCTCCCTTGAGGAGCGGGGGAGGGCATGAGGTGGGAATTTGCTGCTGGGGAGGGTCTGCAGCTGGGGACTCCACCTGGGGACAGAGGCCAACACAGGTGGGCCTCCCAGGAGCGGTGGGGCCTGGGCAGTGCCCGTGCATGCATGGGGACGTCATCCATTCACCTCCAGTCTTGCTGGACGGTCTGGGTTTTCCAGCCACGTGGGAGGCTGCCGGCAGGGGTGGCCGCCTGTCTGGCTGGGAGCCCTGCACTGCGTGTCCTACGTTACAGTCTAAGTTCTTGGCCCTTCTGTTGAGCTGCAGCAGCGCGGATGAGAGGGCATCTTTATGTAATGAGGATGGATGGGACGGAAGTCACCAGTCACAGGGCCAAGCGCGGCTGCGCTTCCCCCACGCCTCCTCGCCCTCTTGTCTGATGGTTCTGCATCACAGAGACCGCTGGTGACGCGTTGGATCTTAAACTGGCCTGTCCTCCCGTCAGGCTGTGCGTGGAGGGATGTTCCGAGTGTCCCAAACTCCCAGCCCTGTTAGGGAAGGCGGGCACCGTCTGGGGAGGCGGGCAAGTCTGTTGCTGACCAGAGCCAGCTTGGTTGTATCCTTGGTGAGTCTGTGATTGTAGCGTTGGGAGCGTCTCAGGGTCCCGCCAAGGCTCACGCAGACCCTGTCctgacccctccccagcccaAAGCATGTATTAATATCTTGTCTGTAACTGGCACTGCCTGCCAAAAATAAGTGctcagattattttaaaacaaaaagatggGAGGAATTATTGAACTTTCAACTCTTCTAAGCTCACGTGTAGAGGCCACAGGTgggctttgcttttctttgagcGCTCGGGTGAGCCAGGCAAGCAGTGAGGAAATTCTCGGGTCCCTCACCCCGTGGCTCTGGGGGCCGAGTCCTCAAGGCCAGCCTCTCCACCAGCCCTGGGGCTCCAGCGGTCCCCAGAGGCGGGTCTCGGGGCCTCGGCCATTccaccgcaccccccccccccgagaCTGCCTCTTTTAAAGAAAGGCTGCGCCCAGCCCAGTCTCAGATCCTTAGATCCCGGGGAAGTGCTTCCTGCAACTCTTCTCACCTCTGTGATTTAAGGAGGTGAGTACAGGGGGCTCTGCCCCGGGCAGGGTCGTCAGGAGTCACACAGGATCTGAGCCTCCGGTCACCAGCCCAACGGGGAGGCTGGCTGGGCGCCTGGCTGGGGGACGTGGTGGAGAGGGGGCCATCCAAGCCGGGGGGAAGAGTCCTCACCAGGCACGTGCTGTCCGTGCCTGAGCCCTTGGGCCCGTCCGTCCGTGTTCTGGCCCCGCAGCACGTGGCAGGGACCGCAGGGCCCACAGCCTCACCGGACGATGGCTGGCCCTGGCTGCCCCCTGTGATGCGGTCCCTGTGGCCAGCTGACCTGCCGGCCTCTGGCCAGGCACTGCGCCTGCTCCCCACAGACACCCGGAACCTCCGCTTCACAGCTCGCTttgattttatggaaaaaatttaaCTGCAAGCCAGGGTCTTATGATTGGAATTTATCTCGGCATCCACTGGGTAGAGTGCTCAGGCTGGACTCTGTTCGGCTGGAGGGGCCCTTGTGCTGGAGTGTGGGGCAACCGCGGGGCCTCCACGCTGGGCCAGCAGGTACATCCTGGGCGGTGGGCTGCATGGCGGAGGCGGCGGCGTCTATCACAGCAAGCTCATGCACACCACCCTCCTGGCCTCCCGAGAAAGCTGTGAAAGTCACCTGGTTCTAAGCGGCGTGACGGGGGAGTGGTTAGGGCCAGGGCCTCCAAGAGGAGGATGCCGGGGGTGCCTGGGGGCCCAGGAGACAGACGGGCAGGGTCCCCCCCGCCCTGGGCCCAGCCCTAGTCGCTTTGCGTCTGTTCTGACCCCGGGGTTGGCTCTGCCGGCCCCAGGGACTCAGTTCTGTGATTTCCCGGCTCGGCAGAAGGTTGCTCCCATTTTCCCGTAACTGGCCTCAGGATCGGCCATGGGGGCCGGAgccggggggctggggggcgtCTTCTATCTGCGCCCTAGGCCCGGCCCCCCTGAAGGAGGCGCCCTCAGCCTGGGACCCCTGAAGAACGTGCCCCCCAGTCCCGGTCCCCTTGTTCCTGGGCCTTGCGGGGGTGCTCCCCGGCTCTTGTCCAGCTGAGGCAGGAGGTGCCATGTGCCGGCCGGTGAGCGGACGGATGGCGGGTGGGCTCAGCCGTTCACGGCCGGGCTTCTGGTCTGTGCCCGCCTCGCTCAGCAGAGGCTAGGTGGGAGCCTTGTTCTCGCCGCCCCACGCCCTCGGGCGAAGCCGTGTccttgggggtggtggggggggatgCAGGTTGCACTGAGAACCACTGGGCCCCGCGTCTCGTCCCGGAGGCGGTTCTGACGGAGCCAGCCACGCCCAGGGATGGGCGCATGTCACATTCAGAACCCGAGGCTGAGTGAGCGTGGACCGCAGCAGGAGCATGACgcccaggaggcaggtctggcCCCCGCCCCCGAGCTCGGGCGGGGCGTCCATGGTCTGCGCTGTCTGTCCTCCTGCAGGAGCTGCCGGGCGGGGACCCCAGGGAAGGGCCTTTCCGCGATGACCAGTGTCCCTTCGAGGGTGAGTCCCGCTCCCCAGCCCTGGACATCCTGAACCACCCTCACCCTACGTCCCTCCACTTACCTCCCAGACCCCGGCCAGCCTAGATTTGAAGCTGCCGCAGCTAGACGGTGGAACACCCCAGGCTGGGATCACCCCGAGGGCCGCCCTGGCCTCCCTCCCAGGCCACCTGATGCCCTGTGCCTGGACTCTCGGCTCAGACCCTTCTGAGAGGGTCACGGGCTGGGAGCCGCCCACCACCTCCCCCTGGGCCGGACGCCGGGCCCACCCCCTTGCCCCCCTGCAGTGGTGCTGCCTCCTGAGAAGGCCGAGGCCCGCGAGGGGCCAGGACAGCTCTTCTGCGTGGATGATGGAGAGAGAGCGGCTGGCCGCGAGGGCGCCCGCGGGCTGGGCAAGCGGCGCCTAAACGTGGACGTAGGTCTTTGTCCCCCTCCTGCGGATGCCCTGACGTGGGGTCCCTGTGGCTCCCGGGGCGGCAGGCTCTGCTGGGTAGAGGGGTCCCCACACACCTGGCCAGAGCTGGCTGCTGTGGCCCTACGTAACCCGTGGGACTTTCCCGGGCTTCAGTGCCAGAGCCGTGGGAATGACCCAGAAGCCAGGTCATGCACGGACCGTCCCATCTCCCTGCCCGGCCAGGAGGGGTGGGGACTGGTCCCCGCAGGACGGGGCAGGGTTGGGGGCCTGGCACGTGGGCGAGGACGACCCTGCGCCCGTCCCCCCGCACCCCACAGGCAGTCCAGTGTGACGTGTCGGTGGAGGAGGACAATCACCAGGAGTGGACGTTCACGCTCTATGGCTTCGACAACAGCGGGAAGGCCACCAGAGAGGTGACGAGGCCTGGGTCCCACCCTGGGGACACGGCTGGGCCCtccaggagggaggagaggcagggagcTTTCCTGGGtcaggctgtggggaggggccaCTTCAGGGACAGGACCCAGGTCACCGGCAGGGCTGGCTGGAGCCTCGTCCATTCTCCTGGGCCCGGCCAGTGTCTGTGCCATTCCTGGTGGAGCCCAGCCAGCCCTGGCCATCTCTGCCCTGGCCAGCAGTCCCTCAGCAGGGCAGTGAGGGTCCCAGGGGTGCCCCCGGCATACCGTCCCTGCTGCCTTTGTGTCCAGGAGGGCAGAGGGCCCCTCAGAAGGAAGCAGACGTGGAGGATGGCTGAGACAGCGTGTCTGAGTTAAAAGCAACTTTGATCGTTTATCTGCTCGCTAAGCCCTTTGAACTCAGATGCAGTTTGAACTTGAAAAGCTCAGAGAGACGTTGTGGTTCCAGCAGGGCTGCCGGCTCTGGCCACTTGGTGCCTCTGTGGGGCAGGGGAAAGGAGTGGGGGCGGCGGGCAGTGTGGGCTGGGCCCCCAGTCTGCCTGCACCCCGAcgtccgcccccaccccccaggacaTGTCTAGCCTGATGCACACCATCTATGAAGTCGTTGACGCTTCAGTCCACCACTGCTCGGGCAGCAGCAAGACTCTCCGTGTGAAGCTGACCGTCAGCCCCGAGCCGTCCAGCAAGAGGAAGGACGGGCCCCCTGCCGCCCAGGGTGAGGGCCTGGGCTTCCGGGCCCCAGCGGCTCCCCGCTCAGGTGCTCCGGAGGCCCTGCCCTGCGTGTGGTCCCTGCCTCCTGCACCCCCTGCCCCATGCTGCCTCTCCCCTGAGCTCCTGCtcactgtggggggtggggggtggtgttaACTGTGACCCCTGCACAGTGTCCCCCTCACGGCAGAGGGCTCTGTGGCGTCCTGAACACGGAGAGCCAGGCGAGGGCTGGAGCCTGTTCCGTGAAGGACTGGGTGTACGGGGGCTTCAGTGAGCGAGTGAGGAGCGAGAATGAATGCGTGCAAGAATGGAGGTGAATGCATGAGTGGGGAGTGACGAATGAATGAGGGCGTGACTGAACgtgtggatgaatgaatgagtgatgaaTGAATGACCGGACAAATGCATGAGTGAACGAaggcatgaatgaatgagtgaacatgCAGGGCTGGAGAGGACGTGAGCAGAGTGAGTGAATGAACGGGTGGCTGGGTAAGTGAAGGCTGCCTGCATCCCCTGCTTTCAGACCGCGAGCCCAGTCGCTGCAGGACGGAGGCGGAGCTCAGTGAGGACCCCAGGGTGGCTGACAGGAGGCTATCCGCACACGTCCGGTGAGGGCCTGGGGTCCAGCTCGGCTCCCTCAGACAGGAGCAGCCTGGCCACACCCCTGCTTCCCACAGGCCTCAAGGGCTGTTCCCTCAGGGTGGCCCTGGGCACTGCCTGCCCCCGTGTGGGAGCTGGGCAGGCCCAGTGTTGTCTGAGAGGCCGTGGGGCTTCACAGGCAGTTGGGGGGTGGTCTGCGGACCCTCAGCCTGCTCACTCCTGGGCCCTGTTGTTCCACCCCTTAGGGGCAGCGGCCGCGGAGCCCTCACCAGCTCCTGGGTGACGGCGGTGGTGGAGGTCGCTGGGTGGCTCCAGGGTCCTGGGGCCCCATGGGCCCTGCTTGTCCCTAACCTTGCGGGTTCAGAGTGCCCGAGATCAGAGCTATACCCTCCCCCTGCTCCTCGCAGGAGGCCCAACGCCGACCCCCACCCCTGCTCGGAGCGGGGTCCCTACTGCGTGGACGAAAACACGGAGCGGAGGAACCACTACCTGGACCTGGCCGGAATCGAGAACTACGCGTCCAAGTTCGGGCCAGGTGAGTCCCGGGGACCCGGCCCCCAGGCGCCAGGCCTGGGGGTCGCGGGTCCTGGCAGCAGCGGGTCCAGTGGGACCAAGCCGGCCCCTCGGAGGCCCTCACGGCTGCTGTGTCTGCAGGGTCCCCCCCGACGCAGGCCCGGCCGGAGCCCCCCGCCAGGGCCTCACACCCACAGGGCCGGTCCCGCTCACAGGAGTCAGACGTGCACGCCGCCCACCATCGCCGCTGCCCGGGGCTGGCCGAGCTCGCCCTGCCGGCCGCTGAGCTGCTGCCCCGGGCCCTGGACCTGCCGCCCCGGCCAAAGGGCCCCGAGCGGCCGTTCTTGAGGTCCCCCCAGGGCTCGGGCCGGCCCCCCGGCGTGCCCAGCGGGCTCAGGCCCGGGCGGTCCTTCAGCTTCCACCCGCCCGCCCCACTGCCGCAGGCACCCCCGGAGGCCCACCCCCTCCCGCAGCCGCCGCCCCCGCCCTACGTCCACCGGCGGTGCCGGCAGCGGGCGCGGGAGGGCCACTCGCCGCTGAAGGCCGCGCCGGGCCCGCCGGCGGCGCTGGAGCAGGAGCTGCCGCCCGCACTCCTGGGCGAGGCCTTCGCGGGGCCGGCGGTGCAGCGTCAcgagcaccaccaccaccacgagcaccaccatcaccatcaccaccaccaccacccggcCTAGCGCCCGGCCCCGCCTCCCcgccgccggccccgcccccaccggCGGCCCCACCTCCCCGCGGCCGGCCCCGCCCTCCCCACCggcggccccgccccccgccgccggccccgccctccccgccgGCGGCCCCACCTCCCCGCGGCCGCCCGCCCTCCCACCGGCCCCGCCTCCCGCGGCCGGCCCGCCGCCGGCCCGCCCTCCCGCCGGCGGCCCGCctccccgccgccgccccgcccACCGGCGGCCGGCGGCCGGCGCCGCCCTCCCTCGGCGGCCCGCCTCCCGGCGCCGGCCCGCCCTCCGCCCGGCCGCGCCCCCCGCCGGCGGCCCCCGCCCTCCGCCGGCGGCCCGCGGCCACGGGcgtcccccgccccgccccctgccctcaAAGCTCTCTGTGTCGTCCCTAAACCCGCGTTCGCTTCCAGATGCCTGCACTTGCTTCTGTCGTGATTCCAGCGTGAGGCCCGAGGGCAGGAGGGACCCTGCCGGCCGGTCCTGGCCATTTTTTCCCCCCCGCATAGCAAGCGCTGGGGGGGCTTCGCTTGGGGGCAGGCGGGGGCGCGAGCCTTGTGGTCACCTGGGCCTGGGTGGGCGGGGGTCCTTGCGGCTCCTACAGCTCGTCCATCGTGAAGCCGGGCGGGCGGTCAGGGAGCTGCCGCTGCCCGCCCGAAGCCCCGGGGTGAGCGCGGTCCGCAGACGGGGGTGGCGGCTCCCCTTAAGTCGTCCGGGAGCCGGGAGCCGAGAGCCGAGAGGAGGCAGGCTGTGGGGGTGCCCCCAGCACCCTAAGAGGACGCAGAGTACGCTGCGGGGCTGGGGAGGTATGGGCGCCCCCGAGACACGCACGTGGCCAAATGGGCAGAGGCGGCCTCCCGTCCTCGTGGACTCGAAAGTGCCCCCTCGAGCACCACGCACAGCTTCAGCTTTGGGAAAGCACGCTTCCCGCCAGAAGGCCGGGAGAgggctgcagggagcagggcaCCCAGCACCCTGGAACCTCGGCCTGTGGGTCCCCCTGAGGCCCGATGTGGCCGCCGCTCCATCCAAGACAAGCCGCTTGTGAATTTGTGCCGCTGGTTTTGTATTTGCCTCCTTGGCACTGTTTTTAAGGATAAAGCAACTTGGTGATCAACCTGTGATTGCGTTTTCCCCAGTCATAATAAAAATACGTGCATTTGGTAACATCACACCTTGTTTTCAAGTGAGTTTTCCATACAGTTGGTTGGTTCACCTCTGCAACGGCATGTGGCCACAAGTGCAGCCAGGTGCCCGCTTGGCCAGGACAGGCGTGCTCTTGGGCGAGACGGTGTGTCCATGTCTGTGACCTGCAGGCCGGCCCACCGCTCCACGTGTATGGGTCCCTCTCACCCCGCTTCACTGCtttcaaaaggagaaagaaaacacctAAGCCTGAAATTGGGCTCACGCCACATGTCTCtgtttgctcagttgcttcagctgtgtccaactctgtgcaaccctgtggactgtagctaccAGTGGGTTTCCActggctcctccaggggattttcctgatgaAACCTGCGtcttgggaagaccccctaagCCTGAAATTGCGTTCACGCTCCGGGGCCACGTCTACCCCTGTCCGGGGGCTCTGTGGACGGGTTGGGTGGAGGCGCTGGCTCTCTGTGGGTAAGAATGTCTGGAGAAGAGGGCCTCCTCCTCCAGACCGCATGCTCACAGCTGCTTGAAAGCCCCCTCAGGGTCTCCCAGGAGCTGGTCGTCCGTGAGCTGTGGCCCACACCCTCGGGGAGGAGCTGGGGTTTCATTTCAGGATCTCGGGAGGAGCAGGCTCGGTTGGCGGCCGAGTGGGCGGTGTGTGGCCTCCTCGTGACCGCGTCCTGTGCGATCGCTGTGAGCCCCCCTCCATGCACCCTGCCCCTCGGCCTCGGGGGCCCACAAGACTGTCCTCCCCAGCCCCGGCCTTCCCCCGTGCGTAGACCCGCCCAGCCCTGCTGCTGCCTGCACCGCCCTCGGGCACAGGCTTGCCAACCCGCCAGCTGCATGGGGAGGCCTGCACTTGAGCCGGAGTCCAGACCCTGGCTTTAATGACAAAACGTAAGTGAGAGGCCACCCTCGGACGGAACCGAAGCAGAGCGTGTCTGCGGCTTGTGGCTCCCCAAGGACGGacacccacccctgccccgaCCCCAGCATGGGTTCAGGGTGGCTGGAAGGGACAGAAGCTATGGGACGGCCACCACGCATGGGGTTTTGGGTCACACTGACACGGTGACCAAACGTCCACACGTGGACAACAGCTGTCTCCCGGATGTGGTGGCTTGCTCTGGAGCTGAGGGCTGGGCCCTCGGACCACCTGGGTCAGGGGAAGTGGACGCCCTCCTGGAAGAGGCTGTGATGGCCGGAGACAGAGGTGGGGAGTCGGGGGACTGTATGCGGCCTGCTTCAGGGGCAGCGCCTGCCTGCTGCCCAGAGGCCCTGGTGCCAAGTCCACACTCTTGCTGGGCTCCAGGAAGGCCTCATGGTGACCAGTCAAGGGAGGAGAGATGCCTTTtgtaacagaaacaaacaaaaaaactaacttACTTGTTTAGACCTGGCTACTGGACACCTCGGAGCAGGACCGATCTGTCTCACATTCTGAAAGTCCTTCTGGAGAACGGCTGCCAGACAAACCTAGCACTGAGTGGGTGAGGGTCTCCGAGACCCTGTAATGCGGCCTCTGTGCTGCCCAACCCAGGGCTGGCAGTCGACTTGGCCACCAAGCCCTGGTCCCGGGCAAGGAGCTCTggcgcccccgccccctccgatcttccccccgccccctttCTGGATGGTGCGGCTCAGGCGCGGTCTGAGGGGCCGGCACTGCTCCATCAGTGGCTCCGGGCAGGCCTGCCAGGCTGGTGCCGCCCGTCTGGACCCTGCGGCCTGAGCTCGGGCCTGTGGTTGTCTTCGCAGCTGAAAGGCGAAGTCAGAGCGCAGCCTGCTTCCCTGGTGTGGCCGTGCTGACCACGGCCCAGCACCCAGCCTGGGGCCTCCCTCCTCCACACCCCCTGAGCACAGACGAGACAGGTCCTTTATGTCTGCACCATGGGCCCTGGTGTGGGACACGGAAGACGGGACTGCCCAGGGCCCCCCAAGCCAGGACCCCACACGACActgtcccaccccaccccagaaccCACACGACCCCACATGACCCCCGCACGACCCCCACATGACCCTGGCCCACCCCAGCCGACTCCCTCACTGCTCTCACCCCTCAGGCCTCTCTGCACCTGAGACAACCCCGGGCCCCACCCCATATGCCCCCACCCCGTGCCAGCCTTGCCTGCTGCCTGGCCCCCAGCTTGTCCTGGACCGGGCTCCTCGCAGGAGCCAGTGTGGGGAGCGAGCGGGCCAGTGTGTGGAGAGCAGAGGACGCGGCTCCCGCAGCCCCCACATCCGGACGGCTGCCTGGTCTGGGCCTGGACGGCCGGGGAGAGCGGCCCCCCCACCGGCATCGGCCAGGCCCTCCCTCGGGCTCCCACCCAACACCCACGGCGCCTCGGGGAGGGCTGGCGGTGGGGCTGGGGGTCGCTGCCCCGGGAGGAGCAGACACAAGGCCAGGGCCCCAGCCGCCTCTCCACCCCCTGAAGAGCCCGATGCTTCACCAGGCGGGCCAGGGCCCCAAGGGACAGACGACGGGACGGCCGCGGTCCACACGCACCACGGGTGGGGGCGGGAACTCGGCGCCTTCCCAGAGACTCAGCAAGCAGCCTGGCAGGGACACGGAGGGGACGGACGGGCGGCCAAGGTTACAGCCAGTGCTGCATCCACGGGGAGGAGCAGTGGGGGGAGGCTGTACTGATGAGAGCATGGAGCCCAGGGCGGGGGGACGAGCGGGGGTCTGGGGGGGGGACGAGAGGGGGTCTGCGGGGGCGGGTACGAGAGGGGGTCTGCGGGGGACGAGAGGGGGTCTGCGGGGGGGGGAAGAGAGGGGGTCTGCAGGGGACGAGAGGGGGTCTGGGGGGGACGAGAGGGGGTCTGCGGGGGACGAGAGGGGGTCTGCGGGGGGGGGAAGAGAGGGGGTCTGCAGGGGACGAGAGGGGGTCTGGGGGGGACGAGAGGGGGTCTGGGGGGGACGAGAGGGGGTCTGCGGGGCACGAGAGGGGGTCTGCAGGGGATGAGAGGGGGTCTGCAGGGGGAGTGTACTGATGAGAGCATGGAGCCCCAGGGGAGACGTGAGGGGGTCTGGAGAGCAGGAGTCAGACATTGCTGGCAAAACCAGGGAGGCATGGACCCCAGTGCAGAGGCAGGGAGTTGGCCTGGAGGCCAAGGGGTCATGCCCTCCTCGGAGCATTTTTTGTGACCTGAACAGGCTGTACGCCTGCCCGGCCTCTCACTCCATTATCCTGTGGCTGCCCCGTCACCCACGCCTCTCTGGCTCCCCCAGCTCTGGGGCCCGAAGGGCAGCTGACTGTGACGCCCATATCTCTCACAGCGGGATGCTCTGGGCTCCCTGTGGGAAGCTCAGCCCTGCCCCGTCTCAGGACTGACCGGCACCATCAAGAATGCGTGTGTCCTGCCTGCCCGGGCTCCCATGTGGGGACAGCTGAGCAGGGAGAATGCGTGCAGACATGCCTTCATGGGGTCCGTGTCTACCGGCTATCatgtccagcagtgggactgctgggt
This genomic interval carries:
- the NKD2 gene encoding protein naked cuticle homolog 2 isoform X2, which translates into the protein MGKIQSRHAAAAFKRRESPEGDSIVVSAYMGGRRGAEEAERRGCAEHGARDKQELPGGDPREGPFRDDQCPFEVVLPPEKAEAREGPGQLFCVDDGERAAGREGARGLGKRRLNVDAVQCDVSVEEDNHQEWTFTLYGFDNSGKATREDMSSLMHTIYEVVDASVHHCSGSSKTLRVKLTVSPEPSSKRKDGPPAAQDREPSRCRTEAELSEDPRVADRRLSAHVRRPNADPHPCSERGPYCVDENTERRNHYLDLAGIENYASKFGPGSPPTQARPEPPARASHPQGRSRSQESDVHAAHHRRCPGLAELALPAAELLPRALDLPPRPKGPERPFLRSPQGSGRPPGVPSGLRPGRSFSFHPPAPLPQAPPEAHPLPQPPPPPYVHRRCRQRAREGHSPLKAAPGPPAALEQELPPALLGEAFAGPAVQRHEHHHHHEHHHHHHHHHHPA
- the NKD2 gene encoding protein naked cuticle homolog 2 isoform X1, translated to MGKIQSRHAAAAFKRRESPEGDSIVVSAYMGGRRGAEEAERRGCAEHGARDKQELPGGDPREGPFRDDQCPFEVVLPPEKAEAREGPGQLFCVDDGERAAGREGARGLGKRRLNVDAVQCDVSVEEDNHQEWTFTLYGFDNSGKATREDMSSLMHTIYEVVDASVHHCSGSSKTLRVKLTVSPEPSSKRKDGPPAAQGEGLGFRAPAAPRSDREPSRCRTEAELSEDPRVADRRLSAHVRRPNADPHPCSERGPYCVDENTERRNHYLDLAGIENYASKFGPGSPPTQARPEPPARASHPQGRSRSQESDVHAAHHRRCPGLAELALPAAELLPRALDLPPRPKGPERPFLRSPQGSGRPPGVPSGLRPGRSFSFHPPAPLPQAPPEAHPLPQPPPPPYVHRRCRQRAREGHSPLKAAPGPPAALEQELPPALLGEAFAGPAVQRHEHHHHHEHHHHHHHHHHPA